A part of Vigna radiata var. radiata cultivar VC1973A chromosome 11, Vradiata_ver6, whole genome shotgun sequence genomic DNA contains:
- the LOC106776845 gene encoding uncharacterized protein LOC106776845, whose protein sequence is METSKRGCPKHGEAMQAKPAGAAYKCSGCEEMGFGSSYQCGNMDCNYILHENCANGVSHALHKFLPDSKFEFYEKPPGYPRYCDGCGKDVVGFVYHCIRTSHDLHPCCLNLNERISDEEGSVTLELCEKVPSKCVKCKRITVEKGIQGWSYVSSEGKYCYHVSCVKKLILEKWEKGYFSQETNPTMAESSQVADRNNGLEIVQSGAVSRRSRKMKKITKIAVLVFKLIVSAIFGNPVIAIAGLVEALFSG, encoded by the coding sequence ATGGAAACGAGTAAGAGAGGTTGTCCGAAGCATGGTGAAGCAATGCAAGCGAAGCCAGCAGGGGCAGCATACAAATGCAGTGGATGCGAAGAAATGGGGTTTGGAAGCAGTTACCAGTGTGGAAACATGGACTGCAATTACATCCTCCATGAAAACTGTGCAAATGGTGTTTCCCATGCACTTCATAAATTTCTCCCAGACAGCAAGTTCGAGTTTTATGAGAAACCACCAGGGTACCCTAGGTATTGTGATGGTTGTGGAAAAGATGTGGTAGGGTTTGTGTACCACTGCATCCGCACAAGCCATGATCTACACCCATGCTGTTTAAACCTGAATGAGAGAATTTCTGACGAAGAAGGGAGCGTGACACTGGAACTGTGTGAGAAGGTTCCCTCCAAGTGTGTTAAATGCAAGCGTATAACTGTTGAGAAGGGAATTCAAGGATGGTCTTACGTATCTTCTGAAGGAAAGTATTGCTACCATGTATCGTGTGTGAAGAAGTTGATTCTTGAGAAATGGGAGAAGGGCTATTTCTCTCAAGAAACCAATCCAACAATGGCGGAAAGCTCTCAAGTTGCAGACAGAAATAACGGACTGGAGATTGTTCAGAGTGGAGCAGTGTCAAGAAGGTCACggaaaatgaaaaagatcaCCAAAATTGCTGTGTTGGTGTTCAAGCTGATAGTTTCAGCTATTTTTGGAAACCCTGTTATTGCCATCGCTGGCCTTGTGGAAGCCCTTTTTTCAGGTTAA
- the LOC106777798 gene encoding microtubule-associated protein 70-2-like, which translates to MAEERGSARRRGGVRPPSMDADEFMNLLHGSDPVKVELNRLENEVRDKDRELSEAQAEIKALRLSERLREKAVEELTEELSKVEGKLKLTESLLESKNLEIKKINDEKKASMAAQFAAEATLRRVHAAQKDDDMPPIEAILAPLEAELKLARQEIAKLQDDNKALDRLTKSKEAALIEAERTVQFALAKASMVDDLQNKNQELIKQIEICQEENKILDKMHRQKVAEVEKLTQTVRELEEAVLAGGAAANAVRDYQRKVQEMNEERKTLDRELARAKVTANRVAVVVANEWKDANDKVMPVKQWLEERRFLQGEMQQLRDKLAIVERAAKSEAQLKEKYNLRLKVLEESLRGNSNSSNRGTPEGRSVSNGRRQSLGGADNFSKLSSNGFLSKRSPSSHMRSSLSSSTVLKHAKGTSKSFDGGTRSLERSKMLLNGTPPIYSFNQSLEETKEREPSDNWKGNSDDKPNDFPTVDSVDSVPSVLYDLLQKEVIALRKAGHEKDQSLKDKDDAIEMLGRKVDTLTKAMEVEAKKMRREVAAMEKEVAAMRVEKEQENRAKRFSNVKGSVNSAQQQLISGRNVTRGGLTRSTQ; encoded by the exons ATGGCGGAGGAGAGAGGCTCGGCGCGGCGCCGCGGCGGAGTGAGGCCGCCGAGCATGGACGCCGACGAGTTCATGAACCTGCTGCACGGTTCGGATCCGGTGAAGGTGGAGCTCAATCGCCTCGAGAATGAAGTTCGAG ATAAGGACAGGGAGTTATCGGAAGCGCAGGCTGAGATCAAAGCCTTGCGGCTTTCTGAACGTCTCAGAGAAAAGGCCGTTGAAGAG CTGACGGAAGAACTGTCAAAGGTTGAAGGGAAGCTAAAACTAACAGAGTCTCTTTTAGAAAGCAAG aatcttgaaataaaaaaaatcaacgaTGAAAAGAAAGCATCCATGGCAGCTCAATTTGCAGCTGAAGCCACACTTCGAAGGGTCCATGCTGCCCAGAAAGATGATGACATGCCTCCAATAGAAGCAATTCTTGCTCCTTTGGAGGCCGAACTGAAGCTTGCTCGGCAAGAG ATTGCTAAACTACAAGATGATAATAAAGCTTTAGATCGCCTTACCAAATCTAAAGAAGCTGCACTAATTGAAGCTGAGAGGACTGTCCAGTTTGCCTTGGCTAAAGCTTCAATGGTGGATGATCTGCAGAATAAAAATCAAGAGCTAATTAAACAGATTGAGATTTGTCAG gaagaaaataaaattttggacaaaatGCATAGGCAGAAGGTGGCAGAGGTTGAAAAGCTCACCCAAACTGTGAGAGAACTAGAAGAGGCTGTCCTTGCTGGTGGTGCAGCTGCAAATGCAGTGAGAGATTATCAGCGGAAAGTTCAAGAAATGAAT gaagagagaaaaacacTTGACAGGGAGTTGGCCCGTGCCAAGGTAACAGCAAACAGAGTAGCGGTTGTGGTTGCAAATGAATGGAAAGATGCTAATGATAAAGTGATGCCTGTCAAACAGTGGCTCGAAGAACGACGATTCTTGCAG GGAGAAATGCAGCAACTTCGTGACAAGCTTGCTATAGTTGAGCGTGCTGCAAAATCTGAAGCACAGTTGAAA gaaaaatataatttacggCTTAAAGTGCTAGAGGAGAGTTTGAGAGGAAATTCTAACAGCAGTAATCGTGGCACCCCAGAGGGAAGAAGTGTGAGCAATGGTCGTCGTCAATCCCTAGGAGGAGCTGATAACTTCTCTAAACTATCCTCTAATGGGTTTTTATCTAAAAGATCACCATCCTCTCATATGAGGTCATCCCTATCCTCTAGCACAGTATTGAAGCATGCTAAAGGAACTTCTAAATCTTTTGATGGTGGTACAAGATCACTGGAAAGGAGTAAAATGCTGCTGAATGGAACACCTCCAATTTACTCATTCAATCAATCTCTTGAAGAAACCAAAGAGAGAGAGCCAAGTGATAATTGGAAAGGAAATTCAGATGATAAGCCAAATGACTTCCCAACGGTAGATTCAGTGGATAGTGTTCCTAGTGTTTTATATGACCTGCTGCAAAAGGAAGTCATAGCCTTGAGGAAAGCTGGTCATGAGAAAGATCAAAGCCTAAAAGATAAAGACGATGCTATTGAG ATGTTAGGAAGGAAGGTAGATACATTGACCAAAGCAATGGAAGTTGAGGCAAAGAAGATGAGAAGGGAAGTGGCTGCTATGGAGAAGGAGGTAGCTGCTATGCGTGTAGAGAAAGAACAAGAGAACAGGGCAAAGCGTTTCAGCAATGTAAAGGGTTCTGTAAACAGTGCTCAACAACAGCTAATTTCTGGAAG GAACGTGACAAGGGGTGGATTAACACGCAGCACCCAATGA
- the LOC106776379 gene encoding 40S ribosomal protein S2-4, translating to MAERGGGDRGGFGRGFGGRGRGGDRGRGRRRGPRREEEEKWVPVTKLGRLVKEGRIRSLEQIYLHSLPIKEHQIIDTLVGPTLKDEVMKITPVQKQTRAGQRTRFKAFVVVGDGNGHVGLGVKCSKEVATAIRGAIILAKLSVIPVRRGYWGNKIGKPHTVPCKVTGKCGSVTVRMVPAPRGSGIVAARVPKKVLQFAGIDDVFTSSRGSTKTLGNFVKATFDCLMKTYGFLTPEFWKETRFTKSPFQEYTDLLAKPTGKTLILEEERVDA from the exons ATGGCAGAGCGCGGAGGCGGTGATCGCGGCGGTTTCGGGCGTGGCTTCGGCGGGCGCGGGCGTGGTGGTGACAGGGGTCGTGGACGCCGCCGAGGGCCTCGCCGTGAGGAGGAGGAGAAGTGGGTCCCTGTTACGAAGCTCGGGCGTCTGGTGAAGGAGGGCAGAATCCGAAGCTTGGAACAGATCTACCTCCACTCCCTTCCCATCAAGGAACACCAAATCATTGACACCCTCGTGGGTCCCACCCTCAAGGACGAGGTCATGAAAATCACGCCGGTCCAGAAGCAGACCCGGGCCGGTCAACGAACCCGGTTCAAGGCCTTCGTTGTTGTCGGCGACGGTAATGGTCACGTCGGTCTCGGCGTTAAGTGTAGCAAGGAGGTGGCCACCGCCATTCGCGGCGCCATCATTTTGGCGAAGCTTTCCGTTATCCCCGTTAGGAGAGGGTACTGGGGCAACAAGATCGGAAAGCCCCACACCGTTCCGTGCAAGGTTACGGGAAAGTGCGGGTCCGTTACCGTCAGGATGGTTCCTGCGCCTCGGGGTTCGGGAATCGTGGCGGCTAGGGTTCCCAAGAAGGTGCTGCAGTTCGCTGGAATTGATGATGTCTTCACCTCCTCCAGAGGATCCACCAAGACCCTTGGCAACTTCGTTAag gCCACTTTTGATTGCTTGATGAAAACCTATGGATTCCTGACACCAGAATTCTGGAAGGAGACTCGTTTTACCAAATCCCCATTCCAAGAGTACACTGATCTGTTGGCAAAACCAACAGGGAAGACCCTTATCTTGGAGGAGGAGAGGGTGGATGCTTGA